The genome window CATAAATTAGCAGACTGTAAACAATGCCGGAGAGAAGGCGAGCGGCTTTTGCTCAAAGGCAGCCGTTGCAATTCGCAAAAATGCGCTCTGTTGCGCCGCAAAACAGCTCCGGGTATGCACGGAGCGGTGGTGAAAAAACAATCCGAGTACGCGGTGCGTCTGCGCGAAAAACAAAAATTGCGCCGGATTTTTGGCGTGTCGGAAAAACAACTGTGGCATTGTTTTGAAAAAGCCCATCGCACGCCCGGTGTCACCGGCACTTTGATTTTGCAGTTTTTGGAGCGGCGTCTGGATAACATCGCTTATCGGCTGGGACTTGCCGCTTCGCGCAAGCATGCCAGACAGCTCGTCAAACACGGCCATTTTCAGGTCAATGGCCAAAAAGTTGACCTGCCGTCGTATCAGGTTAATCCTGCCGATAAAATTTCGATCAAACCGTCATCGCAAAAATCTTTTGGCGCGGCTCTGGAGAGATTAAAAGAAGCGCAGTATCCGGCCTGGCTGAAATTTGACCAGACGGCTAATGCCGGCCTTGTGGTCTCTATTCCGGAGCGCGAGGAAATTGATTATCCGATCGACGAGCAGCTCATCGTTGAGTATTACGCGAAATAATCAGGGAGTAAATATGGCAATTAAAGCGAAAGTAAGATACGAGGAAGTTGAGCCGAATCACGGCGTTTTTACAGCTGAGCCGCTGGAGAGAGGCTACGGCGCGACTCTGGGTAACGCGCTGCGGCGCATCCTCCTGTGCGCGCTGGACGGCGCTGCGGTCAGCGACGCGCAGATCTCCGCGCTGGATAATGTCGAAGAGGACGAACTGGAAGTTTTAGCTAATATCAAAAATCTGGCGCTCACGTCTTACGCTGAAGAGGCTCTGGAGCTAACTCTGGAAGTCAAAGGTGAAGGCGTGATCACCGCGCGCGATATTCCGCACACCAGCGACATTGAGATTGCCAATCCCGATCTGCACATTGCTACGGTCAAGCGTGGTGGCAAGCTGAATATCGTGATGACTGTGGAAAAAGGCGTGGGCTATCAGATCGCCGATGAGGAAAACAAAGAAGGCAAAGTGCGCCTCAGCGCTTCCTATTCGCCGGTGGTCAAGGTCGACCACAGAGTGGAGCCGGCGCGTGTCGGCAAAAGCCTGGATTACGACCGGCTGATTTTGGAGGTCTGGACAAACGGCGTGGTGTCTCCCGAAGAAGCTGTCCGGCGCAGTTCGCAGGTTTTTAA of Candidatus Margulisiibacteriota bacterium contains these proteins:
- the rpsD gene encoding 30S ribosomal protein S4, coding for MGKHKLADCKQCRREGERLLLKGSRCNSQKCALLRRKTAPGMHGAVVKKQSEYAVRLREKQKLRRIFGVSEKQLWHCFEKAHRTPGVTGTLILQFLERRLDNIAYRLGLAASRKHARQLVKHGHFQVNGQKVDLPSYQVNPADKISIKPSSQKSFGAALERLKEAQYPAWLKFDQTANAGLVVSIPEREEIDYPIDEQLIVEYYAK